The Kwoniella shandongensis chromosome 8, complete sequence genome contains the following window.
TTCCGGTCTCTCGGTCATCCTTATCGCCATTCAGATCCCCTCCGGGCACGCAAAACTCCTGTGCAGCGAGCGTATGGCCAGCTGCTAAACTCTTTGAGGCCCATTGTAGGTGTAAGCACCACACACCTTCCTTCCTAAGCGATTCCACGATTGGAGCCCATTCTGCCGACTTGAAATTGTAAATCAAGACATGTGTGGCCTCGCCATATTCGGCACATAGAGTACCACCTGCGCCCTGAGTCCAGTGTGAGCTCGTGCCTACTAGGCAGAAAATACATCCTCAATACATCCTCAACTTACTTTGATCTTACGGATCAGAGCCAATCTATCCGTATATGAAGGATCGACCCAGAACGTCAACCCCTTAAACATGGTAGCTGGATCCGGAGTCGGTTCCTTCGAGGGTGGTTCAGCAAGTTGCAGATCTGACTCTCGAGACGGGGGCGATTGTGACGTACTCGTTTCGCGATCGCCCTCGTTATGATTCGACGACCACGTCTCGTCATCCGTCGCTTCGCTATCGACGTACATGACAGACGCTGGACGACTGACTTCCGCTTCCGAGTCGTCGTCTGGTATCTCGATCACGTCTAGCTCTTTCGCCGGCACATGTACTGATTCGATGACCGTGACGAAAGCATCcgctgctggtggtggttccTCGGTCTCATCCAGCTCCATAGGTTCGTCATCGGCGGTGGTGTGCTGAGGATGCTGATCTCTAGGCGGTTCTGCGTCGGGaccttctcgttcttcgtcaTTTTCCGGTTGAGGATTGGAGCCGGGATCTTGTCCGCCAGCGTGGACCTCCCGTTCGCCATCTTGATCGCCGTTTTGGGCGTCGTCCGTGGATATCATCACATCCCTCGGTGGTCCTCCGACTCGACATCCGCCCCAGTGATCTCTCTCACCCAGAAACCTGCCAGCTTTGACGCATGCTTCCACCCAGGGATCCTTCAAGATCACTTTGCTCTGCCATGGCTCCTCTTCCGTTTCTTCTGGCTTCGACATCCGTTGACGCTTGCGATATCGCCTCAGATCCGAAGATGATAGCCATTCCGGATGACAGTATCTGTCGAAGACATAGTTGCTCCCTGGTGAAAGGATCAGAAGCTGGGTCGTGGGTTGTGTGTGATCTGGAGAGATTTGACCTCCTTCGCCCTATCGGAAGTGTGAGCACGGGTGGTGCGTGGGGGAATTGAGAAGCGCTCACCTGGATTTTCGCCAGCAGGCTCTGACGGTCCTTCAATGCAGGATCAACCCATATTTGTAAGCCGTCTTCCGCGTCCTGGTCGAACCATATTCCATAGCCATCGTTCTCGTACGAATCACCACCTATCGGATAATGCACTTGATAGACAGACCTGGGATTTGAAGGTCCCGCTTCCGGTTCTATAATTTCTGACATCGCAATCATGTTGATCACCGAGGGCGACCGTAAGAGTAATCCAACTAGTGGAGATGTCTCtcgatcttcgacttcctgAATGGGAGACGGGTTGGGTGGTGTACCGATTACTTCGACCTCTTGATCCGATTCGGGTTCCGAAGCAGTATCGGATCTGGAAGATTCTAAACTAGGTTGATAGCTCGATTCGGAAGTTTCGTAGTCGTCTGAAAATACACTCTCTTCGTCGGATATCTCCACTGTCACAGGATGACGGCCGTTCGCTCTTTCTGCTTACAGCGATGATCAGTGATCAAGCCGAACAATTTCGTTTCCAGGCAATTTACCTAATCTTTCAGCGGCCCTTTTCTCACGACCAAGCTTTGAGTTCTCGGCGGCTTGTCTCCAGCCTCGTTCCTGCGAATATTGGGATCAGCTAATCATAAGACGGAATGTAGACCGTCTCTACTCACTTTCTTGGTCTCGTAGGTCTGGTCCAATCCTTAGGATCAGTTCTGGTCGGAACAGTATATACTCTGATGCTTTACTCACTGGATCAGTCTTGCGAATCTCATCCGCTCGTTTGATATGTTCCTCCTTATATTTCTTCCTCCGTtctgccttctccttcgggGTCAATTGCCACTTTGCTTTCGTTACCGGCAGACCTTGAGCCAATTGTCTTCGTTGAAACTCCGTCAACCGGGCTCGTGCTTTCTCTCGGTTCTTTTTCTTATTCGCTCGTTGTTTCGCCCTCGACTTCTTCTGACTAGCAGTGAGTTTGGTTCTGGTCCTGGTCCTGGTCGATGTACAGCCCGATGCTGTTCTCACAGTGGGAGAAGTTGAGGCACTTGCATTCTCTTGTTTGATTTTGGGTTTCTGTTCTCGTGTTGTCGTTGTGCGAGCGGATGATGAAGTGGATTGAACTGATTTTCTATTTACACCGCTCGAGGGCTCAGTTTTGGTACGTTTCGCAGAGGGAGACATCAAAGTTCCACAGCGGTGTCTAGTCTGTCGATCATCGGGCAAACTGGATTGTATATCTAAGCTGACAAGTGGACAATACTTGACAACGGTGCATGCGAAGGCCAGATTGATAGCATCGTCTTCGAATTCCAGCTGGACGTCTCGAGCGGTGAGATGTGTGGGGCACCGATACGGCAATTTCGGCGTTTTGCTACCATACATAGTGGAAGACAGCCGCGTGGCACTGCTGATGCTGGTATGGGGCCCTTTGGAAGCGCGActtgtcatcgtcgtctcgtTCTCCTCGTTTACTAACTTGATTGTACTTACAGCATCTGTCTATCTCTCAACGACGTTCATATTAAGACATTCGCAATCACACAAATCGGAAGATAAGACCCCTACGAAGAGACTTAACGACACTCACATTTATATAAGAAGACATCAGCTAGAATGGCACCCAAGGAGTGAGTCCGCAATGTCTTTGATCTTTgctccaagctgacatctggGCTATTAGGGATTGGGAGAAGTGTAAGTCTGAGAAGCAGCGTAGGCGTCGAAGGACAGCTACTGACTCGAGTGTTCTAGACGACAAGAAGGTGaccgatgagaaggaggagaagattgtcggTATGTCTGCTTTCAATCAGAAGCAAAGGAAGGAATCGCTGATTTATCATCGAATTCACTATAGCTCTTGATGAGTCCGATATTCAGATCCTCAAGACATATGTGAGCTTATTCCCCATCGCCTCCCGTTGAGGCGATACAACCCAGCTGGTCGAGATAACATCTGACTAATCTTGGTGGTCTCGCGAATCACAGGGACAAGGACCTTATTCTCTCGCtttgaagaagatcgagaatgagctcaaggagatccAAAAGCGAGTCAacgagaagatgggagtgagaGAATCCGACACTGGTTTGGCCAGTGCGAACTTGTGGGATGTGGCTGCGGACAGACAAAGACAAGGTCAAAGACCTTTACAAGTCGCCAGATGTCAAACGATCATCAAAGCTAGTGAGTGTGGTCGCCCTTTACGACGTGCAGAAGTGCTTTGACTAAATATGTTATTCGTCTCGTTCGATGTACAGCCGAACCACCTCCCTCAGATCGACCTCTCAACCCTCAAGATGGAGCAGGTGCCGGAAATCCCGAAGGTGACAAATACGTCATTTCCATTAAGCAGGTGGCAAAGTTTGTGGTCGGTTTGGGAGAACAGGTTGCTCCGACcgatgtcgaggagggtATGCGAGTTGGGTGAGCTGCTAGTGAGAGCTATACGAATGAGTCCGTGCGAGACTGACGGGGAGCTACCCTTGTGTAACAGTGTCGACCATACTAACTACAAAATCATGATTCCCTTACCGCCAAAGATCGACCCCTCAGTTACTATGATGCAGGTGCGTCTTTCTTTATTCAGCGACCAATTGCATTCACTGATTCGTATTCATTGCAGGTCGAAGAGAGACCATCGATCACCTACGCCGATGTTGGAGGATGTAAGGAGCAGATCGAGAAACTGCGAGAGGTAGTGGAGTTGCCCTTGTTAGAGGTACGTGACGCTTGCTTCATTAAGTGAACCATTGCTCACGTAGTGCAAATCACTTAGCCCGAGCGGTTTGCCAACCTTGGTATTGAGCCTCCAAAGGGTGTGCTTCTTTATGGTCCTCCTGGTACAGGTAAAACCCTTTGTGCTCGAGCTGTCGCCAACCGAACAGACAGTACTTTCAtcagaggtgagtatgaAGCTTTCTTCAAACGCTCTTCACTAGGCGGGTAGCACAAAAGCTGATCTGAGCGCGCAGTCATCGGTTCCGAGCTTGTACAGAAATACATCGGTGAAGGTGCCCGAATGGTTCGAGAATTGTTCGAGATGGCTCGATCGAAGAAGGCctgtatcatcttcttcgacgaaGTGGATGCTATCGGAGGAGCCAGATTCGATGATGGTGCAGGAGGTGATAACGAGGTGCAGAGAACCATGTTGGAGTTGATCAACCAGCTGGATGGGTTCGACTCGAGAGGAAATATCAAGGTCATCATGGCTACcaacaggtgagtttgggttGAATCCATCAATCACCAGAATTGTGGACAGTTTGATAGATtggggatgaggatggtagCTAATGAATCGATCTTACAGACCCGACACTCTTGACCCTGCATTGTTGAGACCGGGACGACTTGACCGAAAAGTCGAGTTCAGCTTGCCCGACAACGAGGGCAGAACACACATTCTCAAGATTCATGGAAAGAGGTCAGTACTGCAGTCAGCTTATCCGGGTTCTCGCGTGTAGACTATGGGCGAAGCTGATGGTAGACGCTTGCTCGCAGTATGAGTGTCGAGCGAGATATCCGATACGACCTTATTGCTCGACTGTGTCCCAACGCGACTGGTGCAGAGCTCAAATCGGTCGCtacggaggtgagtgcactgTCCTTCCGTGCAGATCATCAAACCTCTCCATCTTATTGTGATAGTAGACTGATCTGATCTGGTGTGAATTGTGTAGGCTGGAATGTTCGCCATCCGAGCTAGGAGAAAAGTAGCTACTGAGAGAGATTTCTTGGATGCGGTGGAGAAGGTCATTAGACAGGGTACAAAGTTCTCAAGT
Protein-coding sequences here:
- a CDS encoding 26S protease regulatory subunit 7, whose amino-acid sequence is MAPKEDWEKYDKKVTDEKEEKIVALDESDIQILKTYGQGPYSLALKKIENELKEIQKRVNEKMGVRESDTGLASANLWDVAADRQRQGQRPLQVARCQTIIKATEPPPSDRPLNPQDGAGAGNPEGDKYVISIKQVAKFVVGLGEQVAPTDVEEGMRVGVDHTNYKIMIPLPPKIDPSVTMMQVEERPSITYADVGGCKEQIEKLREVVELPLLEPERFANLGIEPPKGVLLYGPPGTGKTLCARAVANRTDSTFIRVIGSELVQKYIGEGARMVRELFEMARSKKACIIFFDEVDAIGGARFDDGAGGDNEVQRTMLELINQLDGFDSRGNIKVIMATNRPDTLDPALLRPGRLDRKVEFSLPDNEGRTHILKIHGKSMSVERDIRYDLIARLCPNATGAELKSVATEAGMFAIRARRKVATERDFLDAVEKVIRQGTKFSSTALYAQYN